The following proteins come from a genomic window of Nitrosopumilus sp.:
- a CDS encoding ester cyclase, translating to MNTQLTVAFSIVLFLTVAVVTSVDLLETADAAKSQGNPLPETSSKKVCGDKLCSEVKSSEDKAKHGESSHEDKAKHGESSHEDKAKHGESSHEDKAKHGEDKAKHGESSHEGENKMKERHLQLLEQMKSMSKMEMIDSMKSMMSEHHDKKIEKMSQMDVPELLKHIEKMLDKMSKDDHSDMDDAHHEDELTKFQTAELLSKQHLKTFDELDFDVFTNQKWDRLHESHSSDIIVHWPDGRTTTGIEPHIEDLKAMFVWAPDTRIEQHPIKIASGPWTSVIGVIEGTFTEPMQLPDGTVVQPTGKSYKLNMATVGYWENGVMTEEYLFWDNLEFMKQIGLA from the coding sequence ATGAATACGCAACTTACAGTAGCATTCAGTATCGTACTATTTCTGACAGTTGCTGTTGTAACATCCGTTGATCTTTTAGAGACAGCTGATGCTGCAAAATCACAAGGAAATCCTTTGCCTGAAACTAGTTCGAAGAAAGTTTGTGGCGATAAATTATGTTCTGAAGTAAAATCTTCTGAAGACAAAGCAAAACACGGTGAATCCTCACATGAAGACAAAGCAAAACACGGTGAATCCTCACATGAAGACAAAGCAAAACACGGTGAATCCTCACATGAAGACAAAGCAAAACACGGTGAAGACAAAGCAAAACACGGTGAATCCTCACATGAAGGAGAAAACAAGATGAAGGAAAGACATCTTCAATTGTTAGAACAAATGAAATCTATGAGTAAAATGGAGATGATTGATTCTATGAAGTCTATGATGTCTGAACACCATGATAAGAAAATTGAAAAGATGAGTCAAATGGATGTACCAGAACTTCTAAAACACATAGAGAAAATGCTCGATAAAATGAGCAAAGATGATCATTCTGATATGGATGATGCACACCATGAAGATGAACTAACAAAATTCCAAACTGCAGAACTCCTTTCTAAACAACATCTAAAAACATTTGATGAATTGGATTTTGATGTGTTTACAAACCAGAAATGGGATAGATTGCATGAAAGCCACTCAAGTGATATTATTGTACACTGGCCTGATGGTCGTACAACTACTGGAATAGAACCACACATTGAAGATTTGAAAGCAATGTTTGTTTGGGCCCCTGATACTAGAATAGAACAACATCCTATCAAGATTGCATCTGGACCTTGGACAAGTGTGATTGGGGTAATTGAGGGAACCTTTACTGAACCTATGCAATTGCCTGATGGAACTGTTGTTCAGCCTACTGGAAAATCTTACAAACTTAACATGGCTACAGTTGGTTACTGGGAAAATGGCGTCATGACTGAGGAATACTTGTTCTGGGATAATCTGGAATTCATGAAGCAAATAGGATTGGCATAG
- a CDS encoding matrixin family metalloprotease, with protein sequence MAFCIQNYFAVIVVISVVLYVVVFDLSYAVVFPVFDFEFGQSGTGNGDFKTPEDVVFHANNIYVADTSNHRIQKFDSTDRETGDVVIQLTNDASADGYTAYTTAIADESNHQMLKAKITVYDIDRLSDVDLSTIVRHEMGHALGLAHSTAPEDLMHPVIGTDYPYISECDLDAIVSLYDGSQNSQVICEK encoded by the coding sequence ATGGCATTTTGCATTCAAAATTATTTTGCAGTTATTGTAGTAATTTCTGTGGTGTTATATGTTGTTGTATTTGATCTGTCATATGCTGTAGTTTTTCCTGTTTTTGATTTTGAGTTTGGTCAGTCCGGAACTGGTAATGGGGATTTTAAAACTCCCGAAGATGTTGTGTTTCATGCAAATAACATCTACGTGGCAGACACCAGCAATCATAGAATACAAAAGTTTGATTCTACAGATCGTGAAACTGGAGATGTTGTAATCCAACTGACAAATGACGCAAGTGCAGACGGATACACAGCATACACTACAGCAATAGCAGACGAATCAAACCACCAAATGCTAAAGGCAAAGATTACAGTGTATGATATTGACAGGCTATCGGATGTGGATCTTTCCACAATAGTCAGGCACGAGATGGGACATGCTTTGGGACTTGCTCATTCTACTGCACCAGAAGATCTGATGCATCCTGTAATAGGTACTGATTATCCGTATATCTCTGAGTGTGACCTTGATGCAATAGTTTCATTGTATGATGGCAGTCAGAATAGTCAGGTGATATGTGAGAAATAA
- a CDS encoding YlcI/YnfO family protein, producing MSRTVSARIPNDLHEELRERCNLVGESINDFVTACIEVDLHNSCDFDFGDEVADELERQKEEFKKNSKIVN from the coding sequence ATGTCTAGAACTGTTTCTGCACGTATACCAAATGACTTGCATGAAGAATTACGAGAAAGATGCAATCTTGTTGGAGAATCAATCAATGATTTTGTAACTGCGTGTATTGAGGTAGATCTGCACAATTCATGTGACTTTGATTTTGGTGATGAAGTTGCAGATGAATTGGAAAGACAAAAGGAAGAATTCAAGAAAAATTCAAAGATTGTGAACTAA
- a CDS encoding nuclear transport factor 2 family protein: MSNEELIKKFYHAFKNKDKETYLALCDENIEWQLSEGMPNGGRFVGKDAIFKEYFPKMLSNFKEFHATPEHISDMKDHVMVTGKYHGISKKGKSFETSFSHVYHIKDNKIIQFRQFTDTEKINEAIN; the protein is encoded by the coding sequence GTGTCAAATGAAGAGTTAATAAAAAAATTCTATCATGCTTTCAAAAACAAAGACAAAGAGACCTATCTTGCTTTGTGTGACGAAAACATTGAATGGCAGTTATCAGAAGGTATGCCAAACGGGGGAAGGTTTGTAGGCAAAGATGCGATTTTCAAAGAATACTTTCCAAAAATGCTATCAAACTTTAAAGAATTTCATGCAACACCAGAACATATTTCAGATATGAAAGATCATGTTATGGTAACTGGCAAATATCATGGAATCTCAAAAAAGGGCAAATCATTTGAGACTTCTTTTTCACATGTATATCATATCAAAGATAACAAAATAATTCAATTCAGGCAGTTTACAGATACTGAGAAAATTAATGAAGCAATCAACTGA
- a CDS encoding 50S ribosomal protein L40e produces MPITDPEKKRIAQQARLVMRICFKCGCRNDIGASRCRKCRNPYLRLKNRNLGVKK; encoded by the coding sequence ATGCCCATTACAGACCCAGAAAAGAAACGAATTGCACAGCAAGCCCGTCTCGTCATGAGAATTTGCTTCAAATGCGGATGCAGAAACGATATTGGCGCATCACGATGTAGAAAGTGCAGAAATCCATACTTGAGATTAAAGAATAGAAATCTGGGCGTAAAGAAATAG